A window from Fervidicoccaceae archaeon encodes these proteins:
- a CDS encoding TrmH family RNA methyltransferase, producing MDNLRLVLVDTEGSVNLGMILRLAANFSIKDIHIVSTREYNEEEVLRYAVRAGHLYHSIVRHVTIEDALNGCDIKICTTAKGASDDILRNTVSSLHLPELVSKYKNVCLVFGRESTGLTREELSKCDLASTIPTSEEYPALNLSNSVAIYLYELTAKKKTEPIIETASREDIESTISTFSQISALVHRDPHKVERASRAFRQIIYKSSPSRMEIRVVHHVLRRALRRIQSESK from the coding sequence ATGGATAATCTGAGATTGGTGCTAGTTGATACAGAGGGATCAGTAAATCTTGGCATGATATTGAGGCTTGCAGCAAATTTCAGCATCAAGGATATTCATATAGTATCAACTAGAGAGTACAACGAGGAAGAGGTTCTCAGATATGCAGTAAGAGCAGGGCATCTGTATCATTCCATTGTTAGGCATGTAACAATTGAAGATGCACTGAATGGCTGCGATATTAAAATATGCACTACAGCTAAAGGGGCTTCTGATGATATATTGAGAAACACAGTATCCTCCTTGCATCTACCTGAACTGGTTTCCAAATACAAAAATGTGTGCCTTGTTTTCGGAAGGGAAAGCACTGGACTGACGAGGGAAGAGCTCTCGAAGTGCGATTTGGCATCAACTATACCAACATCGGAAGAATACCCAGCATTGAACCTATCAAACTCAGTTGCTATATACCTGTATGAGCTCACTGCGAAGAAGAAGACCGAGCCCATTATTGAAACTGCTTCGAGGGAAGACATTGAAAGCACAATTTCAACTTTTTCCCAAATATCAGCTCTTGTTCACAGAGATCCACACAAGGTAGAGAGAGCAAGCAGGGCATTCAGACAAATCATCTACAAATCTTCTCCATCCAGAATGGAAATTCGCGTTGTCCATCACGTTCTGAGAAGAGCCCTAAGAAGAATCCAAAGTGAATCTAAATAA
- a CDS encoding RsmD family RNA methyltransferase: MANGGAGKSCPDGSPEKLRWGYSLCIPPSVYDPSDDTYMILSYLEKNVSLLENARVLDIGSGSGILSIFAVERGASHVMSVDISPKACETSQFNLRKILGERAESVEIIAGDIDGIIRRGTHFDLVLINPPYLPYDQSTGDYFLDMALYGGKKGSETSVRILKSLEGLLSGKYTVLLVSSSLGGAEEIMKTMRSLHFITEVVDKRDYFFERLYLLRGEKNG, from the coding sequence ATGGCAAATGGAGGAGCTGGCAAGAGCTGCCCTGATGGGAGCCCAGAGAAGCTAAGATGGGGATACAGCTTATGCATCCCCCCATCAGTATATGACCCAAGCGATGATACATACATGATTCTCTCCTATTTAGAGAAAAATGTTAGCTTGCTTGAGAATGCTAGGGTTCTCGATATAGGCAGCGGCAGCGGAATTCTCTCCATTTTTGCTGTCGAAAGAGGAGCCTCACATGTCATGTCAGTAGACATTTCTCCAAAGGCCTGTGAAACATCTCAATTCAACCTAAGAAAAATTCTAGGAGAGAGAGCTGAATCTGTGGAGATCATTGCTGGAGATATTGATGGCATAATTCGCAGGGGGACTCACTTCGATCTGGTTCTGATCAATCCCCCATACCTGCCATACGATCAGTCAACTGGAGATTATTTTTTGGATATGGCTTTATATGGTGGGAAGAAGGGGTCCGAGACTTCCGTGAGAATTCTCAAGAGCCTTGAAGGGCTTCTTAGCGGAAAATACACGGTTCTCCTAGTATCCTCCTCGCTGGGAGGGGCTGAAGAGATCATGAAGACAATGAGGTCTCTACATTTCATCACTGAAGTTGTCGATAAAAGAGATTATTTTTTTGAGAGGCTCTACCTATTGAGAGGGGAAAAAAATGGATAA
- a CDS encoding rRNA adenine dimethyltransferase family protein — protein MRNPQAIISEEFASKISSDGLRKITRHFLKEAGIRPSRRLGQNFAVSRDYLETLSSSASSQYNEILEIGTGIGFLTAFLISRMRGFVISVEKDPRLFELASKNVESSRVALVLGDGIEILRRTRIPLVISSTPFSLSVPIFLEIARNNSIRESVLGVQSEVAMRIAASPGDENYGRISVLSSLLFEREMKGTFSSNCFAPRPKVSVTVIRLVRKRDYDNVLHSILEKISGCLFSQRNRVARKVVPFCMERLNLKIDVETGRSILREVENLRVREIAPWQMEELARAALMGAQRS, from the coding sequence ATGAGAAATCCTCAAGCTATAATCTCAGAGGAATTTGCTTCAAAAATCTCAAGCGATGGCCTGAGAAAAATAACAAGACATTTCTTGAAAGAAGCAGGCATTAGGCCCTCTAGAAGACTTGGCCAGAACTTCGCCGTAAGTAGAGATTATCTTGAGACATTGAGCTCCTCGGCCTCCTCTCAATACAACGAAATTCTAGAAATTGGAACTGGGATAGGCTTCTTAACAGCTTTCCTTATAAGCAGAATGAGGGGTTTTGTAATTTCAGTAGAGAAGGATCCCCGGCTCTTCGAGCTTGCATCGAAGAATGTAGAATCCAGCAGAGTTGCCTTAGTTTTGGGAGATGGAATAGAGATTCTTCGAAGGACAAGAATACCCCTTGTGATTTCCAGCACACCATTTTCCCTTTCTGTCCCCATTTTTCTGGAGATAGCCAGGAACAACAGCATTAGGGAATCAGTTCTCGGAGTTCAGAGTGAAGTGGCAATGAGGATTGCTGCCTCTCCTGGAGATGAGAACTATGGGAGAATTTCCGTTCTCTCCTCTCTATTGTTTGAGAGGGAAATGAAGGGGACCTTCAGTTCAAACTGCTTCGCTCCCAGACCAAAAGTTAGCGTAACAGTAATCAGACTTGTGAGAAAAAGAGATTATGATAATGTTCTGCATTCAATTCTGGAGAAAATCAGCGGATGTTTGTTTTCCCAGAGAAATAGGGTTGCCAGAAAGGTGGTTCCATTCTGCATGGAGAGGCTCAATTTGAAAATAGATGTTGAAACTGGAAGGAGCATTCTCAGAGAGGTCGAGAATCTGAGAGTGAGGGAGATAGCACCATGGCAAATGGAGGAGCTGGCAAGAGCTGCCCTGATGGGAGCCCAGAGAAGCTAA
- a CDS encoding DUF655 domain-containing protein yields the protein MQRGPGEGRFPPYFGRKGEIPDDTAAILDYLPQGNPFDRHPEHRRVPLAQAVGVKFFTLVELVVPEGETFEVGEKIYIGSDYIGKGPIRSITGPIDYSDLTSVSKSNLLTVLSNIIKENEKAFVKIFNTLGAITLRMHSLELLPGIGKRTLNIILDERKRAPFKSLKEVEDRLALRGVKLHNIESIIASRIIKELEGGERYYLFIKPKIAEKDAVYLRVLESIYAD from the coding sequence ATGCAGAGAGGACCCGGTGAAGGAAGATTCCCACCATATTTCGGTAGAAAAGGAGAGATACCAGATGATACTGCCGCAATTCTGGATTACCTCCCCCAAGGGAATCCATTCGATAGGCATCCCGAGCACAGGAGGGTTCCCCTTGCTCAGGCTGTTGGTGTTAAGTTCTTTACGCTTGTTGAGCTTGTAGTTCCGGAAGGAGAAACGTTTGAGGTGGGGGAAAAAATCTACATCGGATCCGATTATATAGGAAAGGGTCCTATAAGATCAATTACTGGACCGATAGATTACTCCGATCTAACTTCTGTCTCAAAATCGAATCTCCTCACTGTCCTCTCAAACATAATTAAGGAGAACGAGAAGGCCTTCGTGAAGATTTTCAACACATTGGGAGCAATTACACTGAGAATGCACTCCCTCGAGCTCCTCCCAGGCATAGGAAAGAGAACCCTAAACATAATTCTCGATGAGAGAAAGAGGGCACCGTTTAAATCTCTGAAGGAAGTCGAGGATAGACTGGCTCTAAGAGGAGTAAAGCTCCACAACATTGAGAGCATAATAGCGAGCAGAATAATAAAAGAGCTCGAGGGAGGGGAGAGGTACTATCTTTTCATTAAACCAAAGATTGCTGAGAAGGACGCTGTATATCTAAGAGTTCTTGAGTCCATATATGCAGATTGA
- a CDS encoding 50S ribosomal protein L21e — protein MVRASRGLRHRTRKLLKKEIRERGAVPPLSLLMLDYKPGDKAVIKINPSVHHGMPHRRYHGRTVEIVGRRGRAYVAVLQEGSIRKTLFVRPEHLRPVQGTTFS, from the coding sequence ATGGTAAGAGCTTCAAGAGGACTGAGGCACAGAACTAGGAAGCTCCTGAAAAAGGAAATAAGGGAAAGGGGGGCAGTTCCTCCGCTTAGCTTGCTCATGCTGGATTACAAGCCTGGAGATAAAGCAGTTATAAAGATAAACCCGTCAGTTCATCACGGAATGCCGCACAGAAGGTATCACGGAAGAACTGTCGAAATAGTAGGGAGAAGAGGGAGAGCATACGTAGCAGTGCTCCAGGAAGGCAGCATTAGAAAAACGCTGTTTGTCAGACCAGAGCACCTCAGACCCGTTCAGGGTACTACTTTTTCTTGA
- a CDS encoding 50S ribosomal protein L16, with translation MPMRPARCYTHFSSPPYTRKEYIPGVPQPKISKFEMGNPKVEGDYLVKLIVLEDGQIRHNALEAMRVAAHKLLTSKLGEENFYLKVVRYPHHVIRENKMMAFAGADRLQDGMRLSFGKPIGTAARVYKGYEVLEVIVKKEHLEIAKRAAKVASSKIPLPSKIEIEEIEKN, from the coding sequence ATGCCAATGAGACCTGCCAGATGCTATACCCATTTCAGCTCTCCACCGTATACTAGAAAAGAGTATATCCCGGGAGTCCCGCAGCCGAAGATATCGAAGTTCGAGATGGGAAATCCAAAGGTAGAAGGAGATTATTTGGTAAAATTGATAGTTCTTGAGGATGGACAAATAAGGCATAATGCCCTTGAGGCTATGAGAGTTGCTGCCCATAAGCTCTTGACCTCGAAGCTTGGAGAAGAGAACTTCTACTTGAAGGTTGTCAGGTATCCTCATCACGTCATAAGAGAGAACAAGATGATGGCATTTGCAGGAGCAGACAGGCTCCAGGATGGAATGAGGCTTTCCTTCGGGAAGCCAATAGGCACAGCAGCCAGAGTGTATAAAGGGTATGAAGTACTGGAGGTTATAGTAAAGAAGGAGCATCTAGAGATAGCAAAGAGAGCGGCTAAGGTGGCTTCATCTAAGATCCCCCTGCCATCCAAGATAGAGATCGAGGAAATAGAAAAGAACTGA
- a CDS encoding SLC13 family permease yields the protein MTYQYLLGWLMLIMLISFLMLRSRNPKMPVWAFMSFLAFLSIIGKLVSIEELPTVIDLNVIFFLIGMFSIVSLAESSGLLSLLSYWFITKLKSTYSIMIVSSIVFGLMAAFAVNDTIAVMGPPIIYTISRATGISLEALLLVLAFSITIGSATTPIGNPQNVLISVSSGMKAPFISFMSYLFVPTLINLIITPLIISFLLKVPRKGIEIGLIAEESLKNKRDALIASLSLISVISLMLANDIFRLRGEPHIEEIGFIPFLVASAMYFFVEEPRKVIKEIDWGTIMFFITMFIAMQGIWNSGVSSDLISLFMKSKPNTLFEPIAISTTSIILSQLLSNVPFVKLFINYMNALGFTGEDVKAWVSLAMSSTIAGNLTLFGAASNIIILEVVESKFNTTIKFTTFLRVGALVTAVNLVVYLLFIIFF from the coding sequence TTGACATATCAGTATCTTCTGGGCTGGCTGATGCTAATAATGCTGATATCCTTCCTCATGCTCAGATCTAGAAATCCAAAAATGCCCGTGTGGGCTTTCATGTCATTTCTCGCTTTTCTCAGCATCATTGGTAAGCTGGTCAGCATAGAGGAGCTGCCAACGGTGATAGATCTCAATGTAATATTCTTTCTCATCGGCATGTTCAGCATTGTTTCGCTCGCTGAATCCTCTGGCCTTCTGAGCCTCCTATCGTACTGGTTCATAACAAAGCTCAAATCAACATATAGCATAATGATTGTTTCTTCTATTGTATTCGGTCTAATGGCAGCATTTGCTGTCAATGATACTATAGCTGTAATGGGTCCCCCCATAATATACACTATATCAAGAGCCACTGGTATTTCTCTTGAAGCCCTCCTCCTTGTTCTAGCATTCTCCATAACTATAGGCTCAGCTACAACTCCAATAGGAAATCCGCAGAACGTTCTGATCTCCGTGAGCTCTGGCATGAAGGCCCCTTTCATATCTTTCATGTCTTACTTATTCGTTCCAACGCTCATCAATCTAATCATTACCCCTCTGATCATTTCATTTCTTCTCAAGGTCCCAAGGAAAGGGATTGAGATTGGCCTCATAGCAGAGGAGAGCCTGAAGAACAAAAGGGATGCACTAATTGCTTCCCTCTCCCTCATTTCAGTCATATCTCTAATGCTCGCCAACGACATATTTAGGTTGAGAGGAGAGCCTCACATCGAGGAAATAGGATTCATACCCTTTCTTGTAGCTTCAGCCATGTACTTCTTTGTAGAGGAGCCCAGAAAAGTAATTAAGGAAATTGACTGGGGGACAATAATGTTCTTCATAACAATGTTCATAGCAATGCAGGGGATATGGAACAGCGGAGTCTCGAGCGACTTGATATCCCTTTTCATGAAAAGCAAGCCAAACACTCTATTCGAGCCCATTGCAATTTCCACTACATCAATAATACTTAGCCAGCTACTAAGCAATGTGCCTTTTGTCAAGCTCTTCATAAATTACATGAATGCTCTTGGATTCACTGGAGAGGATGTTAAGGCATGGGTATCCCTTGCAATGTCCTCAACTATTGCTGGAAATTTAACTCTATTTGGAGCAGCATCTAACATAATAATACTTGAGGTTGTTGAAAGCAAGTTCAATACAACCATAAAATTCACAACGTTCCTTAGAGTAGGAGCATTGGTTACAGCTGTTAACCTCGTAGTATACTTGCTTTTCATAATCTTTTTCTAG
- the dph2 gene encoding diphthamide biosynthesis enzyme Dph2 produces MEAGKMSIDDEMLYDFELDSLIEKLRGAKRILVQIPDGLKMYFPVIEKQLSSSLGSEVILSINSSFGGCDLDIHEALLLKADALVHFGHSEYSLQEVPYEAEKLKVLFVPVYYKGDIGDELILEAAEKLRAAGAQRPVIGASVQHVRLIPKVYERLSSLGFSPRISSGKRMFSGQIVGCDYTALISAVDSDSALIISGGLFHALGASFAFRGPVIQVDPYAGKVRNMEEERTKWMKRRYAEMMRAREARMWGIIIGTMIGQYRPSILERLKRRIVERGMKYRLFASHILKRENLLNLANYDIDAFVVTSCPRIPIDDFTLDPMEKPVLTPGEALSVIEGKLEVYRFPW; encoded by the coding sequence TTGGAGGCTGGCAAAATGTCAATTGATGATGAAATGCTCTATGATTTCGAACTGGATTCGCTAATAGAAAAGCTAAGAGGAGCAAAGAGGATCCTCGTTCAGATTCCTGATGGGCTGAAAATGTACTTTCCAGTAATAGAGAAGCAATTATCAAGCTCGCTTGGAAGTGAAGTCATTCTATCGATTAACAGCAGTTTTGGTGGATGCGATCTGGACATACATGAGGCGCTTCTCCTAAAAGCAGATGCATTAGTTCACTTTGGTCATAGCGAGTACTCTCTCCAGGAAGTTCCATACGAGGCTGAGAAATTGAAAGTTCTGTTTGTTCCCGTTTACTATAAGGGAGATATTGGGGATGAACTAATCTTGGAGGCTGCAGAGAAGCTGAGGGCTGCTGGAGCACAACGACCCGTCATCGGCGCTTCCGTACAGCATGTGAGGCTTATACCGAAAGTATATGAGAGGCTGAGCTCCCTCGGATTCTCACCAAGAATTTCGTCTGGAAAAAGAATGTTTTCTGGACAGATAGTAGGATGCGATTATACAGCTCTGATCTCTGCTGTGGATTCCGATTCCGCTCTGATAATAAGCGGGGGACTCTTCCATGCTCTTGGTGCTTCTTTTGCCTTCAGAGGGCCAGTGATTCAAGTGGATCCATATGCGGGAAAGGTGAGGAACATGGAGGAAGAAAGAACAAAGTGGATGAAGAGAAGGTATGCAGAGATGATGAGGGCAAGGGAAGCAAGAATGTGGGGTATTATAATTGGAACGATGATAGGACAGTATAGACCATCTATACTCGAAAGGCTTAAGAGGAGAATTGTTGAGAGGGGCATGAAATACAGATTGTTTGCTTCTCACATTCTGAAGAGAGAGAACTTACTTAACTTGGCAAATTATGATATAGATGCTTTTGTGGTCACATCGTGTCCAAGAATCCCAATAGATGACTTCACGCTTGATCCGATGGAAAAGCCGGTCCTCACTCCTGGAGAAGCTCTATCTGTTATTGAGGGGAAATTGGAGGTATATAGGTTTCCTTGGTAG
- a CDS encoding METTL5 family protein yields MVEGTIDKKKLEIMLDKLEGKLKPLPNLEQHRTPGWIAADIVWTARQSGMLLNKRILDLGSGVGIFCIASLLAGASECISIEIDPDSIEVQRRNLAMYELQDDAHVILGDAKHLPLRESICDLALMNPPFGTVKKGDDVAFLYSAVSACRAALSLHLSSEKTREFIYREMEKIGKKSKVLKTYKMELKQIFEYHRSRIKRISVDLYLVE; encoded by the coding sequence TTGGTAGAAGGAACAATTGATAAAAAGAAATTGGAGATCATGCTAGATAAGCTTGAGGGAAAGCTTAAACCGCTGCCGAATCTTGAGCAGCACAGAACGCCAGGATGGATAGCAGCAGACATAGTTTGGACAGCAAGACAGTCTGGAATGCTCCTAAATAAGAGAATTTTGGACCTAGGGTCTGGAGTAGGGATCTTCTGCATAGCCTCTCTGCTTGCTGGAGCTTCCGAATGCATTTCCATCGAGATCGATCCAGATTCAATTGAGGTCCAAAGAAGGAACTTGGCCATGTATGAATTGCAGGATGATGCGCATGTTATATTGGGGGATGCTAAACATCTTCCATTGAGAGAGAGCATATGCGATTTGGCTCTGATGAACCCTCCTTTTGGGACTGTAAAAAAAGGAGATGATGTTGCTTTTCTTTATTCCGCTGTTTCAGCCTGCAGAGCAGCCTTAAGTCTTCACCTCTCCAGCGAAAAGACCAGGGAATTCATCTACAGAGAGATGGAAAAGATTGGAAAGAAGAGCAAAGTGTTAAAAACGTATAAAATGGAGTTAAAACAAATATTCGAATATCACAGATCTAGAATAAAGAGGATAAGCGTGGATCTATATTTGGTGGAGTGA
- a CDS encoding exosome complex RNA-binding protein Csl4 has protein sequence MENNDVVVPGEELAVIEEFSPLNGTYSDENGFVRASLLGKVSKDLLNKVIRVNPVKSRYAFPMVKDIVIGYVSFLRGEIAMVNIVRDGNLRPLTGQLAGFLHISQTGAEGRHISEHIAPGDLIRARVISSENPFQLSIKHPSLGVILASCSQCGAILRRDGDKLVCPKCGNIEKRKIASGYLNLKRIE, from the coding sequence ATGGAGAACAATGATGTTGTCGTACCAGGAGAGGAGCTGGCAGTCATAGAGGAGTTCTCTCCACTGAACGGAACATACAGCGATGAGAATGGCTTCGTGAGAGCCTCGCTTTTGGGAAAGGTTTCGAAAGATCTATTGAACAAGGTAATAAGAGTAAATCCCGTGAAGTCCAGGTATGCTTTTCCCATGGTGAAGGATATCGTTATTGGGTATGTTAGCTTCTTGAGGGGAGAGATAGCCATGGTGAATATTGTGAGAGATGGAAACCTCAGGCCTTTGACAGGACAGCTGGCTGGCTTTCTCCATATCTCACAGACGGGAGCTGAGGGAAGGCACATCAGTGAGCACATTGCCCCAGGGGATCTTATAAGAGCAAGAGTGATATCGTCTGAAAATCCATTTCAGCTTTCAATAAAGCATCCCTCACTCGGAGTCATCCTGGCCTCGTGCTCTCAGTGTGGGGCCATACTGCGGAGAGATGGAGACAAGCTAGTTTGTCCAAAGTGTGGAAACATTGAGAAAAGAAAAATTGCCTCAGGATATCTGAATTTAAAAAGAATAGAGTAG
- a CDS encoding DUF2067 family protein: MTVKRKIVLRISGEIEKEKIIEEIMSRISAQEAFYRLKGDVLELRLIGDPISVERSVEAVRKFASSTMLGAGGKRGGTIVQLSQASKTLGVPVPIEAFSHLLEALGVKVKKQKDEIIIYERAEKVREIARDFFLRLRESRTIAFGKAAELIAILSFLHDLLPIEISEIGKELGVLEEKDGKAQLRVRWDDAFLTLNRELSESKGKEGESGKALF, from the coding sequence TTGACGGTAAAGAGAAAAATTGTTCTGAGGATTTCAGGTGAGATTGAGAAGGAAAAGATCATTGAGGAAATAATGTCGAGAATATCTGCACAGGAGGCATTTTACAGGCTTAAGGGAGACGTTCTAGAACTCAGGCTTATAGGAGATCCCATTAGTGTTGAAAGAAGTGTTGAGGCTGTGAGAAAATTTGCTTCAAGTACGATGCTCGGAGCTGGAGGGAAGAGGGGAGGGACAATCGTTCAGCTATCACAGGCTTCCAAAACTCTCGGAGTTCCTGTTCCAATTGAAGCATTTTCACATCTTCTTGAGGCATTGGGAGTAAAGGTAAAGAAACAGAAGGACGAGATCATCATATATGAGAGGGCGGAAAAAGTTAGAGAAATAGCTAGAGATTTCTTCTTAAGGCTAAGAGAATCCAGAACAATCGCTTTCGGAAAAGCAGCTGAGCTTATTGCTATTCTCAGCTTCCTTCATGATCTTCTTCCCATCGAGATCTCTGAAATTGGGAAGGAGCTGGGAGTTTTGGAAGAGAAGGATGGAAAGGCTCAACTGAGAGTGAGATGGGATGACGCATTTTTAACTCTCAATAGAGAGCTAAGTGAGTCAAAGGGAAAAGAAGGAGAGAGTGGAAAGGCTCTATTTTAA
- a CDS encoding DNA-directed RNA polymerase subunit L: MSTAPNYVVRKKSSTELELEIFNEDHTLGNLLAKRILDERGVVMSYYRIEHPLKNSIILYVKTDGSISPIEAIRRAVKGTYALIDELGAKIEEKLKEAQA, encoded by the coding sequence ATGTCGACAGCACCGAATTATGTTGTTAGAAAAAAGTCGAGCACTGAGCTAGAGCTTGAGATATTCAATGAAGACCACACTCTGGGAAACTTGCTAGCAAAGAGGATATTGGATGAAAGGGGTGTGGTCATGTCCTACTACAGAATAGAGCATCCCCTTAAGAACAGCATTATTCTCTATGTGAAGACCGATGGAAGCATTTCCCCAATTGAAGCTATTAGGAGGGCTGTGAAGGGCACATATGCCCTCATCGATGAGCTGGGTGCTAAGATTGAGGAGAAGCTCAAGGAGGCTCAAGCCTGA
- a CDS encoding transcription factor S, with translation MKFCPKCGSLMKPKRTGGKTYLECPKCGYVEEMTTSQEGYKIASKIKHSNKEKSIIVEEGKVPETLPKLKDAVYCPKCGYNEVYYWTMQTRAADEPPTRFYKCVRCGHVWREYE, from the coding sequence ATGAAGTTCTGCCCAAAGTGCGGCTCACTTATGAAGCCGAAAAGGACTGGGGGGAAAACCTATCTTGAGTGCCCAAAATGCGGATATGTAGAGGAAATGACCACAAGCCAGGAAGGCTATAAGATAGCAAGCAAAATAAAGCACTCAAACAAGGAAAAGTCGATCATAGTTGAAGAGGGAAAAGTTCCGGAGACGCTTCCAAAGTTGAAAGATGCTGTTTATTGTCCAAAATGTGGGTACAATGAGGTCTATTACTGGACCATGCAGACTAGAGCAGCCGATGAGCCTCCAACGAGGTTCTATAAATGCGTGAGATGCGGGCATGTTTGGAGAGAGTATGAGTGA
- a CDS encoding DNA polymerase sliding clamp: MRLQFSDASLWREVLVGASKLVKEITVVPEDSGVRLRSLDPSHVVLVDIFFPRESMEEYESGSEAFGIDLEEFAEIIRRARKDDALTMELKENRLRTVFSGKLRREFIEPTIEASFKDLPEPKIDLKAEVRILPEALKNALEDIEMMGDSVTFEASEDSFRILSESEVGTASVVLTKDGGEIISIQAEEVQKATYGIEYFSELLGQIKRAEVAILSFSNDMPAKLVLELPQRARLVTFVAPRTT, encoded by the coding sequence ATGAGGCTTCAATTTTCCGATGCTTCACTTTGGAGAGAGGTGTTGGTTGGAGCAAGCAAACTAGTTAAAGAAATAACTGTGGTGCCTGAAGATTCGGGAGTAAGGTTAAGGTCACTCGATCCGAGCCACGTAGTTCTCGTGGACATCTTTTTTCCAAGGGAATCCATGGAAGAATATGAGTCTGGCAGCGAGGCATTTGGAATAGATTTGGAGGAGTTTGCTGAGATCATCAGAAGAGCTAGAAAAGATGATGCCCTCACGATGGAGCTGAAGGAGAATAGGCTGAGAACGGTTTTCAGTGGAAAGCTGAGGAGGGAGTTCATTGAGCCCACCATTGAAGCATCATTCAAAGATCTTCCTGAACCAAAGATAGATCTGAAGGCTGAAGTGAGGATTCTTCCTGAAGCACTGAAGAATGCTCTTGAGGATATAGAAATGATGGGAGATAGTGTGACCTTTGAGGCCAGTGAAGATTCTTTTAGAATATTGAGCGAGAGCGAAGTAGGAACTGCCTCGGTAGTTCTCACCAAGGATGGAGGAGAAATTATATCAATCCAGGCCGAGGAGGTTCAGAAAGCTACATATGGGATCGAATACTTCTCGGAGCTTCTCGGTCAGATAAAGAGAGCTGAAGTAGCCATATTGAGCTTCTCAAATGATATGCCCGCAAAGCTCGTCCTAGAGCTTCCTCAGAGAGCAAGGTTGGTAACGTTTGTCGCACCAAGAACTACCTAG
- a CDS encoding DNA primase small subunit domain-containing protein, whose amino-acid sequence MSHQELPRERALEWIRRELIEYYTAAELELPENLSSREFAFQPLTSQFYVRHLSFKSADELRKFILKNPPMHLYYSSAVYLFPEIKEMEKKGYVGSELLFDIDVDEISGCNPMEQLHVCLNCGHLMYGSKIKRCMKCNSSKVVEVSPVSEDCIRKGARMAAELTRVLRRDLGFDRVDIYFSGNRGFHVRPNCDEECMKLTSDERREIVDYLKGTGLDLEAILGPLKDNLLVPSPRDPGWRGRIGRAIYERLGLREDDSITWGEAKKRLKIERAEEAILLASIDIDEKVTIDVHRLIRIPGSINGKLGLPVVKLGEAELKDFTIRCELSPFKVKVPIKMRVSIIEKTIMGIKVSANKGELLEVPGCLAFPFLVKGIAELGE is encoded by the coding sequence TTGTCGCACCAAGAACTACCTAGAGAGAGAGCTCTAGAGTGGATAAGAAGAGAGCTCATAGAGTACTATACTGCAGCAGAGCTTGAGCTGCCTGAGAATCTTTCCTCAAGAGAGTTTGCTTTCCAACCTCTAACGTCTCAATTCTATGTGAGACACTTATCATTCAAATCTGCTGATGAGCTGAGAAAGTTCATCTTGAAGAATCCTCCCATGCATCTCTATTATTCATCGGCTGTTTATCTCTTTCCAGAGATCAAGGAAATGGAGAAGAAAGGTTATGTTGGAAGCGAACTTCTGTTCGACATTGATGTTGACGAGATCTCAGGGTGCAATCCCATGGAGCAGCTTCATGTATGTCTCAACTGTGGACATTTAATGTATGGAAGCAAGATAAAGAGATGCATGAAGTGCAACAGCTCAAAAGTTGTTGAGGTTTCCCCGGTTTCAGAAGACTGCATAAGAAAGGGAGCAAGAATGGCTGCTGAGCTGACGAGAGTCTTGAGGAGAGATCTTGGCTTTGATCGTGTTGACATATATTTTTCCGGTAACAGGGGATTTCATGTTAGGCCCAATTGTGATGAAGAATGCATGAAGCTCACCAGCGATGAGAGGAGAGAAATAGTAGATTACTTGAAAGGGACAGGTCTGGATCTCGAGGCTATTCTGGGACCTCTCAAGGATAATTTGCTGGTTCCCTCTCCAAGGGATCCTGGATGGAGGGGGAGAATAGGCAGAGCTATCTATGAGAGGCTTGGCCTAAGAGAGGATGATTCTATAACATGGGGAGAGGCGAAGAAGCGGCTTAAAATTGAGAGAGCTGAAGAAGCTATATTGCTGGCATCAATTGACATAGATGAGAAGGTAACGATAGATGTTCATAGGCTCATCAGGATCCCTGGTTCCATTAATGGCAAACTAGGACTGCCCGTTGTAAAGCTTGGAGAGGCTGAGCTGAAGGATTTCACTATACGATGCGAGCTCTCTCCATTTAAAGTTAAGGTTCCTATCAAAATGCGGGTAAGTATCATCGAAAAAACAATAATGGGTATAAAGGTAAGTGCTAATAAAGGTGAATTGCTGGAAGTTCCTGGCTGCCTAGCATTTCCATTTCTGGTGAAGGGAATAGCAGAGTTGGGTGAGTAG